A DNA window from Bos mutus isolate GX-2022 chromosome 11, NWIPB_WYAK_1.1, whole genome shotgun sequence contains the following coding sequences:
- the TP53I3 gene encoding quinone oxidoreductase PIG3 isoform X3, producing the protein MIAVHFDKPGGPENLYLKEVAKPSPGEGEVLLKVAASALNRADLLQRQGQYAPPPGASNILGLEASGHVAELGAGCQGPWRVGDPAMVLLSGGGQAQYVTVPAELLMPIPAGLTMCQAAAIPEAWLTAFQLLHLVGNVQAGDSVLIHAGASGVGTAAIQLARMAGATPLVTAGSQEKLQIAEKLGAAAGFNYKEEDFSEATLKFTKVQADAGEGFHRANSAPLLHGGPSTLTAGSGQSLPRG; encoded by the exons ATGATAGCTGTGCACTTTGACAAGCCGGGAGGACCAGAAAATCTTTACTTGAAGGAAGTGGCCAAGCCCAGCCCAGGCGAGGGTGAAGTCCTCCTGAAGGTGGCAGCCAGCGCCCTGAACAGGGCGGACTTACTCCAG AGACAAGGCCAATATGCCCCACCTCCAGGAGCCAGCAACATTTTGGGACTTGAGGCATCTGGACATGTGGCAGAGCTCGGAGCTGGCTGCCAGGGACCCTGGAGGGTCGGGGACCCAGCCATGGTTCTGCTGTCTGGCGGGGGTCAGGCTCAGTATGTCACTGTCCCTGCAGAGCTCCTCATGCCCATCCCAGCAGGGCTGACCATGTGTCAGGCTGCAGCCATCCCAGAGGCCTGGCTCACTGCCTTCCAGCTATTACATCTTGTGG GAAATGTTCAGGCTGGAGACTCTGTGCTAATCCATGCAGGAGCAAGCGGTGTGGGCACAGCTGCCATCCAACTTGCCCGGATGGCTGGGGCTACTCCTCTGGTCACAGCTGGTTCCCAGGAGAAGCTTCAAATAGCAGAAAAGCTCGGAGCAGCTGCTGGATTCAATTACAAAGAAGAGGATTTTTCTGAAGCAACACTGAAATTCACTAAAG TACAAGCAGATGCTGGTGAAGGCTTTCACAGAGCAAATTCTGCCCCACTTCTCCACGGAGGGCCCTCAACGCTTACTGCCGGTTCTGGACAGAGTCTACCCCGTGGCTGA
- the TP53I3 gene encoding quinone oxidoreductase PIG3 isoform X1: MIAVHFDKPGGPENLYLKEVAKPSPGEGEVLLKVAASALNRADLLQRQGQYAPPPGASNILGLEASGHVAELGAGCQGPWRVGDPAMVLLSGGGQAQYVTVPAELLMPIPAGLTMCQAAAIPEAWLTAFQLLHLVGNVQAGDSVLIHAGASGVGTAAIQLARMAGATPLVTAGSQEKLQIAEKLGAAAGFNYKEEDFSEATLKFTKGAGVNLILDCIGGSYWEKNVNCLALDGHWVLYGLLGGAVISGPLFSKLLFKRGSLITSLLRPRDKKYKQMLVKAFTEQILPHFSTEGPQRLLPVLDRVYPVAEIQEAHEYMETNKNVGKIVLELPQ; this comes from the exons ATGATAGCTGTGCACTTTGACAAGCCGGGAGGACCAGAAAATCTTTACTTGAAGGAAGTGGCCAAGCCCAGCCCAGGCGAGGGTGAAGTCCTCCTGAAGGTGGCAGCCAGCGCCCTGAACAGGGCGGACTTACTCCAG AGACAAGGCCAATATGCCCCACCTCCAGGAGCCAGCAACATTTTGGGACTTGAGGCATCTGGACATGTGGCAGAGCTCGGAGCTGGCTGCCAGGGACCCTGGAGGGTCGGGGACCCAGCCATGGTTCTGCTGTCTGGCGGGGGTCAGGCTCAGTATGTCACTGTCCCTGCAGAGCTCCTCATGCCCATCCCAGCAGGGCTGACCATGTGTCAGGCTGCAGCCATCCCAGAGGCCTGGCTCACTGCCTTCCAGCTATTACATCTTGTGG GAAATGTTCAGGCTGGAGACTCTGTGCTAATCCATGCAGGAGCAAGCGGTGTGGGCACAGCTGCCATCCAACTTGCCCGGATGGCTGGGGCTACTCCTCTGGTCACAGCTGGTTCCCAGGAGAAGCTTCAAATAGCAGAAAAGCTCGGAGCAGCTGCTGGATTCAATTACAAAGAAGAGGATTTTTCTGAAGCAACACTGAAATTCACTAAAG GTGCTGGAGTCAACCTCATTCTAGACTGCATAGGCGGCTCCTACTGGGAGAAAAATGTCAACTGCCTGGCTCTTGATGGTCATTGGGTTCTCTATGGTCTGCTGGGAGGAGCTGTCATCAGTGGGCCTCTGTTTTCAAAGCTACTTTTTAAAAGGGGAAGTCTGATCACCAGTCTTCTAAGACCTAGGGACAAAAAG TACAAGCAGATGCTGGTGAAGGCTTTCACAGAGCAAATTCTGCCCCACTTCTCCACGGAGGGCCCTCAACGCTTACTGCCGGTTCTGGACAGAGTCTACCCCGTGGCTGAAATTCAAGAAGCCCATGAGTACATGGAGACTAACAAGAACGTGGGCAAAATCGTCCTGGAGCTGCCCCAGTGA
- the TP53I3 gene encoding quinone oxidoreductase PIG3 isoform X2, whose amino-acid sequence MIAVHFDKPGGPENLYLKEVAKPSPGEGEVLLKVAASALNRADLLQRQGQYAPPPGASNILGLEASGHVAELGAGCQGPWRVGDPAMVLLSGGGQAQYVTVPAELLMPIPAGLTMCQAAAIPEAWLTAFQLLHLVGNVQAGDSVLIHAGASGVGTAAIQLARMAGATPLVTAGSQEKLQIAEKLGAAAGFNYKEEDFSEATLKFTKGAGVNLILDCIGGSYWEKNVNCLALDGHWVLYGLLGGAVISGPLFSKLLFKRGSLITSLLRPRDKKMLVKAFTEQILPHFSTEGPQRLLPVLDRVYPVAEIQEAHEYMETNKNVGKIVLELPQ is encoded by the exons ATGATAGCTGTGCACTTTGACAAGCCGGGAGGACCAGAAAATCTTTACTTGAAGGAAGTGGCCAAGCCCAGCCCAGGCGAGGGTGAAGTCCTCCTGAAGGTGGCAGCCAGCGCCCTGAACAGGGCGGACTTACTCCAG AGACAAGGCCAATATGCCCCACCTCCAGGAGCCAGCAACATTTTGGGACTTGAGGCATCTGGACATGTGGCAGAGCTCGGAGCTGGCTGCCAGGGACCCTGGAGGGTCGGGGACCCAGCCATGGTTCTGCTGTCTGGCGGGGGTCAGGCTCAGTATGTCACTGTCCCTGCAGAGCTCCTCATGCCCATCCCAGCAGGGCTGACCATGTGTCAGGCTGCAGCCATCCCAGAGGCCTGGCTCACTGCCTTCCAGCTATTACATCTTGTGG GAAATGTTCAGGCTGGAGACTCTGTGCTAATCCATGCAGGAGCAAGCGGTGTGGGCACAGCTGCCATCCAACTTGCCCGGATGGCTGGGGCTACTCCTCTGGTCACAGCTGGTTCCCAGGAGAAGCTTCAAATAGCAGAAAAGCTCGGAGCAGCTGCTGGATTCAATTACAAAGAAGAGGATTTTTCTGAAGCAACACTGAAATTCACTAAAG GTGCTGGAGTCAACCTCATTCTAGACTGCATAGGCGGCTCCTACTGGGAGAAAAATGTCAACTGCCTGGCTCTTGATGGTCATTGGGTTCTCTATGGTCTGCTGGGAGGAGCTGTCATCAGTGGGCCTCTGTTTTCAAAGCTACTTTTTAAAAGGGGAAGTCTGATCACCAGTCTTCTAAGACCTAGGGACAAAAAG ATGCTGGTGAAGGCTTTCACAGAGCAAATTCTGCCCCACTTCTCCACGGAGGGCCCTCAACGCTTACTGCCGGTTCTGGACAGAGTCTACCCCGTGGCTGAAATTCAAGAAGCCCATGAGTACATGGAGACTAACAAGAACGTGGGCAAAATCGTCCTGGAGCTGCCCCAGTGA
- the SF3B6 gene encoding splicing factor 3B subunit 6 — protein sequence MAMQAAKRANIRLPPEVNRILYIRNLPYKITAEEMYDIFGKYGPIRQIRVGNTPETRGTAYVVYEDIFDAKNACDHLSGFNVCNRYLVVLYYNANRAFQKMDTKKKEEQLKLLKEKYGINTDPPK from the exons ATGGCGATGCAAGCGGCCAAGAGGGCGAAC ATTCGACTTCCACCAGAAGTAAATCGGATTTTGTATATAAGAAATTTGCCTTACAAAATCACAGCTGAAGAAATGTATGATATATTTGGGAAATACGGACCTATTCGTCAAATCAGAGT GGGGAACACACCTGAAACTAGAGGAACAGCTTATGTGGTCTATGAGGACATCTTTGATGCCAAGAATGCATGTGATCACCTGTCAGGATTCAATGTTTGTAACAGATACCTTGTGGTTTTGTACTATAATGCCAACAGG GCATTTCAGAAGATGGAcacaaagaagaaggaagaacagTTGAAGCTCCTTAAGGAGAAATATGGCATCAACACAGATCCACCAAAGTAA